From a region of the Triticum aestivum cultivar Chinese Spring chromosome 7D, IWGSC CS RefSeq v2.1, whole genome shotgun sequence genome:
- the LOC123169925 gene encoding norbelladine synthase codes for MKGSLCHELKSDLPAAEVWEVYGGLLLGQLIPQLLPDVLSKFEVVVGDGGVGTVLRLTFPPGIAGLEYQKEKFTKIDNENYVKEALVIEGGLLNLGFLKYFVRFEIVRDADNTSTIISTVEYEVEDEHTGNAAFVTTSTFARIAEAITKYIKAQKGDEKAPEQTL; via the exons ATGAAAGGGAGCCTCTGCCATGAGTTGAAGAGTGACCTCCCGGCAGCCGAGGTGTGGGAGGTCTATGGAGGCCTCCTTTTGGGCCAGTTGATCCCTCAATTGCTTCCCGACGTGCTCTCAAAGTTCGAGGTTGTGGTTGGAGATGGTGGTGTTGGAACAGTCTTGCGTCTCACCTTTCCTCCTG GAATCGCTGGACTGGAATACCAGAAAGAAAAGTTCACCAAGATTGACAATGAAAACTATGTCAAGGAGGCACTGGTAATAGAAGGAGGTCTCCTCAATCTCGGATTTTTGAAGTATTTCGTACGGTTTGAGATTGTACGGGATGCAGATAACACATCTACAATAATATCAACTGTGGAATATGAAGTTGAGGACGAGCACACAGGCAACGCAGCCTTTGTCACTACCAGCACTTTCGCTCGTATTGCTGAGGCCATCACAAAGTACATCAAGGCGCAGAAGGGCGATGAGAAAGCCCCAGAGCAAACTTTGTAA
- the LOC123168916 gene encoding RING-H2 finger protein ATL32-like, with translation MPLKLVFIVVAPVALTCGILQLSGVPWRTNVGIGSVLLAFLFVVGLCERLRSGARPHRQLPQQPERDQSMAALPREPAVGLGRAAIAGLPVYKYEKLRCGGGESHECAVCLAEVRPKEVVKQLPACTHLFHDRCIDEWLWSHRTCPVCRSPVVASTVPAVEVAARAMQSV, from the coding sequence ATGCCGCTCAAGCTCGTGTTCATCGTCGTTGCTCCGGTGGCCTTGACGTGCGGCATACTGCAACTCTCCGGCGTCCCCTGGCGAACCAATGTAGGCATCGGCAGCGTTCTGCTcgccttcctcttcgtcgtcgGGCTGTGCGAGCGCCTGCGCTCTGGCGCTAGGCCGCATCGCCAGCTCCCGCAACAACCGGAGAGGGACCAGTCCATGGCAGCACTTCCACGGGAACCGGCCGTGGGGCTAGGCCGGGCGGCGATCGCCGGCCTGCCCGTGTACAAGTACGAGAAGCTGAGGTGCGGCGGCGGAGAGAGCCACGAGTGCGCGGTGTGCCTCGCCGAGGTCAGGCCCAAGGAGGTGGTGAAGCAGCTGCCGGCGTGCACGCACCTCTTCCATGACCGGTGCATCGATGAGTGGCTCTGGTCTCACAGGACGTGCCCGGTCTGCCGGTCTCCGGTTGTTGCCTCCACTGTGCCGGCCGTCGAAGTTGCTGCCCGTGCTATGCAATCTGTCTAG
- the LOC123168914 gene encoding uncharacterized protein — MAPPAPPNSPDGDAPPAMESQEALPEHVVDDIFLRLTTAEDLARASMASASFRRIIAARSFLRRFRALHRPPLLGVLAYESSQRANLSVSFLPAQPPHPAAAAAAHTLAKADFSCSFLPSPELWINCDFRDGRALLSKHEDFLANLAVCDPLHRRYVLLPALPDDLAALTRQLDVIHCHPFLAPAGQDRGDNADAPPGFRVMCLLRCSSTLILFIFSSSGARAGQWRTVTFGGWGALMAGHVGVDFFLATLSTRRHYAHGRFYWEIPYTRKLLVFDTRTEDFSSLSTPRGHYQMVFVEAMEGRLGMFSRSIEDDGKHLLYDILQDNGDGTNQWRREDVISVPYKYHYDIIGVAGGCLLLHGNVDNPESPEFHFSSYSLDLQTMKLKWFRGTQSLYFSPHTHLYAGFPPSLSPPTI; from the coding sequence AtggcgccgccggcgccgcccaacAGCCCCGACGGCGACGCCCCGCCGGCCATGGAGTCCCAGGAGGCCCTCCCGGAACACGTCGTCGATGACATCTTCCTCCGCCTCACCACGGCCGAGGACCTCGCCCGCGCATCCATGGCCAGCGCATCCTTCCGCCGCATCATCGCCGCCCGCTCCTTCCTCCGCCGCTTCCGCGCCCTCCACCGGCCGCCTCTCCTGGGAGTACTCGCGTACGAATCGTCCCAAAGGGCCAACCTCTCGGTCTCCTTcctcccggcccagccgccccaccccgccgcggcggccgccgcccacACCCTCGCCAAGGCCGACTTCTCCTGCTCCTTCCTCCCCTCCCCGGAGCTGTGGATCAACTGTGACTTCCGCGACGGCCGCGCCCTCCTCTCCAAGCATGAGGATTTCCTGGCCAACCTCGCCGTGTGCGACCCACTGCACCGGCGCTACGTCCTGCTACCTGCCCTCCCTGACGACCTGGCTGCCCTAACCAGGCAGCTGGATGTCATACATTGTCACCCCTTCCTTGCCCCTGCCGGCCAGGACAGGGGCGACAATGCCGACGCTCCACCGGGCTTCAGGGTCATGTGCTTGCTCAGGTGCTCGAGCACGCTGATCCTCTTCATCTTCTCTTCGTCGGGTGCCCGTGCCGGCCAATGGCGCACTGTTACATTTGGTGGTTGGGGCGCCTTGATGGCAGGACACGTCGGCGTGGATTTCTTCCTGGCTACTCTATCCACGCGTCGCCATTATGCTCACGGACGCTTTTATTGGGAGATACCTTATACCCGCAAGCTGCTCGTGTTCGACACGCGCACGGAGGATTTCTCTTCTCTCAGCACTCCACGTGGCCATTATCAGATGGTCTTTGTGGAGGCAATGGAAGGAAGGCTTGGGATGTTTAGCCGCAGCATTGAAGATGATGGAAAACACCTCTTGTATGACATTTTGCAGGATAATGGGGATGGCACGAACCAGTGGCGAAGGGAGGACGTAATCTCGGTGCCATATAAATATCACTATGACATCATCGGTGTTGCGGGGGGATGCTTACTTCTACATGGGAATGTAGACAACCCGGAGTCTCCAGAATTCCACTTCAGCTCTTATTCACTGGATCTGCAGACTATGAAGCTTAAGTGGTTTCGTGGGACTCAGTCCTTGTACTTCTCCCCACACACCCATCTGTATGCGGGTTTCCCGCCATCCTTGTCTCCACCAACTATTTGA
- the LOC123168915 gene encoding thioredoxin 1, with product MPAATAISLSPGPSAARRPTNPLHRAASSPSCFNPPQPGRPPTGGAVAASAGRRVARCKAAGPSAADHVGDVEEQTWDEVVLGCETAVLVAFWAPWCGPCRLMHPIIADLAKAYAGRLRCLRVNTDENQEVASRYGIRSIPTILIFKDGERKETVIGAIADTALAATVDRFL from the exons atgccggcggcgacggcgatatCGCTCTCTCCGGGGCCCTCCGCCGCCCGACGCCCAACCAATCCCCTACACCGGGCCGCGTCCTCCCCCTCCTGCTTCAACCCGCCGCAGCCGGGGCGGCCGCCGACCGGAGgcgccgtcgccgcctccgccggaCGCCGCGTCGCCCGCTGCAAGGCCGCCGGCCCCTCCGCCGCCGACCACG TGGGAGATGTGGAGGAGCAGACGTGGGACGAGGTCGTCCTGGGGTGCGAGACAGCGGTGCTGGTCGCGTTCTGGGCGCCATGGTGCGGCCCCTGCCGCCTGATGCACCCCATCATCGCAGACCTGGCCAAGGCCTACGCCGGCAGGCTGAGGTGTCTGAGGGTGAACACGGACGAGAACCAGGAGGTGGCCTCGAGGTATGGCATCAGGAGCATCCCCACCATCCTCATCTTCAAGGACGGCGAGAGAAAGGAGACAGTCATCGGCGCCATTGCAGACACGGCATTGGCCGCCACAGTCGACAGGTTCTTGTGA